The following proteins are co-located in the Hydrogenobacter hydrogenophilus genome:
- the folE gene encoding GTP cyclohydrolase I FolE: MAVDKEKMKQAVRLFLEAIGEDPNREGLKDTPERVARMWEEFDRMRDFDFKLFEEFGNYNEMVLVKDINVYSICEHHLLPFFGKAHIAYIPDKIVCGLSKLVRTVRAFSLSPQLQERLTNQIADFLMDNLKPKGVAVVLEMEHLCMSMRGVMSPGHLTVTSALRGVFLSDMRTREEFLKLIRKEKE; this comes from the coding sequence ATGGCTGTAGATAAAGAAAAGATGAAACAAGCAGTGAGACTCTTTCTTGAGGCTATAGGTGAGGACCCAAATAGGGAAGGACTTAAAGATACACCCGAGAGAGTTGCCCGCATGTGGGAAGAGTTTGACAGGATGAGAGATTTTGATTTCAAACTTTTTGAAGAGTTTGGGAATTACAACGAGATGGTTCTTGTTAAGGACATAAATGTTTATAGTATATGCGAGCATCATCTTCTGCCCTTTTTTGGCAAGGCTCACATAGCTTACATACCGGACAAAATAGTGTGTGGTCTTTCCAAACTTGTGAGAACAGTAAGAGCCTTTTCCCTCAGTCCACAGCTTCAGGAAAGGCTTACTAATCAGATAGCAGACTTTTTGATGGATAATCTCAAGCCCAAAGGCGTTGCGGTGGTCTTGGAAATGGAGCATTTGTGTATGTCCATGAGAGGTGTTATGTCTCCAGGACACCTAACCGTTACCTCTGCTCTTCGTGGAGTATTTCTTAGCGACATGCGCACCAGAGAGGAGTTTTTAAAGCTCATAAGAAAGGAAAAGGAATGA